Proteins encoded in a region of the Flavobacterium sp. MDT1-60 genome:
- a CDS encoding efflux RND transporter permease subunit, giving the protein MSLSTTSIRRPVLTIVLNLLIILFGFIGYTFLGVREFPSIDPAQVSIRTNYTGANSDIIESQITEPLEKAVNAIDGIRNITSSSNQGSSNITIEFNLDKNLEEAANDVRDKVSQAIRSLPQDIDAPPVVSKADADSDAIISMTVQSDSRSSLELSDYAENVISQRLETIPGVSGVQIWGQKRYAMRLWIDPVKLTAYRCTVADVRNALNAQNVELPSGKLTGNNTELTVKTVGNLSKPEEFNNIIVRTDGDKIVRLSDVGGAELGPENIETKLSQSGLPMIGLAIVPMPGANYLDISAEFYKKYEALKKDLPKDIKLNIALDNTIFVKKSVLEVAETLGISIILVIIIIYLFFRDWAIAFRPLIDIPVSLIATFFIMWLFGFSINVLTLLAIVLATGLVVDDGIVVTENIFKKVEEGMSPIEAAIKGSNEIFYAVISISVTLAAVFLPVIFLEGFVGRLFREFGVVIGAAVLISAFVSLTLTPMLNAYLMKGGEQKKSKFYIKTEPFFEKLNSGYADALNRFMDKKWISFPILIACFGLIYLFFTILPKETAPYDDRSSVTMRMTTPEGSSYEYTDRFMQEISRLVDDSIPEKKVSLVITAPGFGASATNTGFIRLSLKEPDERKKSQKDIADQLTKWTKQYPDAKTSVIQQPTIAVNRRGGLPIQYIIQAPNFEKLREKIPVFMDEVGKSDVFSITDVNLKFNKPEINVSIDREKAESLGISIIDIAQTLQLSLSGQRFGYFIKNGKQYQVIGQFDQKDRSKPLDLTSMFVKSKSGELIQMDNVVKVEEQSNPPQLYHNNRYMSATVSAGLAPGKSISDGIEEMNRIKAKVLDESFTTDLSGESRDFVESSSNTSFAFGLALLLIFLILAAQFESFIDPFIIILTVPMAVAGALFSLWLFNQTWNIFSQIGTVMLIGLVTKNGILIVEFANQLREQGKPKLEAILEASEARLRPILMTSLAIALGALPIAMSLGAASTSRIGMGVVIVGGTIFSLALTLFVIPAIYLMWSKARKHYPEFDHIDEYEKESK; this is encoded by the coding sequence ATGAGTTTATCAACTACAAGTATAAGAAGACCCGTTTTAACCATTGTACTGAATCTTTTGATTATTTTATTCGGTTTCATTGGTTATACATTTTTGGGTGTTCGGGAATTCCCATCAATTGACCCCGCGCAGGTTTCCATCAGAACAAATTATACCGGAGCCAATTCTGATATTATTGAATCACAAATTACCGAACCCTTAGAAAAAGCAGTAAATGCCATTGATGGAATTCGAAATATTACTTCATCAAGTAATCAGGGAAGCAGTAATATTACCATCGAATTTAATTTAGATAAAAATCTGGAAGAAGCTGCGAATGATGTTCGTGATAAAGTTTCACAAGCTATTAGAAGTTTACCCCAAGATATTGATGCGCCACCTGTTGTATCTAAGGCTGATGCCGATAGTGACGCTATTATTTCGATGACTGTTCAAAGTGACAGCCGAAGTTCGTTAGAATTAAGTGATTATGCAGAAAACGTAATTTCGCAACGTTTAGAAACGATTCCCGGAGTAAGCGGTGTCCAGATCTGGGGACAAAAACGTTACGCCATGCGTCTGTGGATTGATCCTGTAAAATTAACTGCATACCGTTGTACCGTTGCTGACGTTCGCAATGCCCTTAACGCACAAAACGTAGAATTACCATCTGGAAAATTAACCGGAAATAATACCGAATTAACAGTAAAAACAGTTGGAAACCTTTCTAAACCGGAAGAATTCAATAATATCATTGTTCGTACTGACGGTGATAAAATTGTTCGCTTAAGTGATGTTGGCGGAGCCGAATTAGGTCCTGAAAACATTGAAACCAAACTGAGTCAATCCGGGCTTCCGATGATTGGTTTAGCTATCGTGCCTATGCCTGGTGCGAATTATCTAGATATTTCAGCTGAATTTTATAAAAAATACGAAGCTTTAAAGAAAGATCTTCCAAAAGATATTAAACTAAACATTGCTCTTGACAATACCATTTTCGTAAAAAAATCAGTTTTAGAGGTTGCTGAAACTTTAGGGATTTCTATCATTCTGGTAATTATCATTATCTATTTATTTTTTAGAGACTGGGCAATTGCATTCAGACCTTTAATTGATATTCCGGTTTCGTTAATTGCAACTTTCTTTATTATGTGGCTATTCGGGTTCTCAATCAACGTTTTAACCTTATTAGCTATTGTTTTGGCAACAGGTCTGGTGGTAGATGACGGAATTGTTGTAACGGAGAACATCTTTAAAAAGGTTGAAGAAGGTATGTCGCCAATTGAAGCTGCTATTAAAGGTTCTAACGAAATTTTTTATGCTGTAATTTCGATTTCAGTAACATTGGCTGCTGTGTTTTTACCGGTAATTTTCTTAGAAGGTTTCGTAGGCCGACTCTTTCGGGAGTTTGGGGTCGTAATTGGTGCAGCCGTATTAATTTCAGCATTTGTATCCCTGACTTTAACACCAATGCTGAACGCTTATTTAATGAAAGGCGGCGAGCAGAAAAAATCAAAATTCTACATTAAAACAGAACCGTTCTTCGAAAAATTAAATAGCGGTTATGCCGATGCATTAAATCGCTTTATGGACAAAAAATGGATTAGTTTCCCTATTCTAATTGCTTGTTTTGGATTAATTTATTTATTCTTTACCATTCTTCCGAAGGAAACCGCACCTTATGATGATCGTAGTTCGGTTACAATGCGTATGACAACTCCCGAAGGTTCATCTTATGAATATACAGATCGTTTCATGCAGGAAATTTCAAGATTGGTTGACGATTCAATTCCGGAGAAAAAAGTAAGCTTGGTTATTACCGCTCCAGGCTTTGGTGCTTCAGCAACAAATACCGGTTTTATCAGACTTTCTCTTAAAGAGCCGGATGAAAGAAAAAAATCTCAAAAGGATATTGCCGATCAACTAACAAAATGGACAAAACAATATCCGGATGCTAAAACATCTGTTATCCAACAACCTACAATTGCCGTTAACAGACGTGGAGGTTTACCGATTCAATATATTATTCAGGCTCCTAATTTTGAAAAATTAAGAGAAAAAATTCCAGTTTTCATGGATGAAGTCGGTAAAAGTGATGTTTTCTCGATTACAGACGTAAATCTGAAATTTAATAAACCTGAAATCAACGTAAGTATCGATCGTGAAAAAGCAGAAAGTTTAGGAATTTCAATCATTGATATTGCTCAGACTTTACAACTTTCTTTAAGCGGACAACGTTTTGGTTATTTCATCAAAAACGGAAAACAATACCAGGTAATTGGTCAGTTTGATCAAAAAGACCGTTCTAAACCATTGGATTTAACATCGATGTTTGTAAAAAGTAAAAGTGGAGAATTGATTCAGATGGATAACGTTGTTAAAGTTGAAGAACAAAGTAATCCGCCACAATTGTATCACAATAACAGATACATGTCGGCGACAGTTTCTGCAGGTTTAGCACCCGGAAAAAGTATCAGCGATGGTATAGAAGAAATGAACCGAATTAAGGCAAAGGTTCTGGACGAAAGTTTCACAACCGACTTGAGTGGAGAATCGAGAGATTTTGTTGAAAGTAGCTCGAATACTTCTTTTGCTTTTGGACTGGCTTTATTATTAATTTTTTTGATTCTTGCCGCACAATTTGAAAGTTTCATCGATCCGTTCATCATCATTTTAACGGTACCAATGGCGGTTGCAGGGGCATTATTCTCCTTGTGGTTATTTAATCAAACATGGAATATCTTTAGCCAGATTGGAACAGTAATGCTTATCGGACTGGTAACTAAAAACGGTATTTTGATCGTGGAATTTGCAAATCAATTACGAGAGCAGGGAAAACCAAAATTAGAAGCCATTTTAGAAGCTTCAGAAGCACGTTTACGTCCAATTTTAATGACGAGTTTAGCGATTGCCTTAGGTGCGTTGCCGATTGCAATGTCACTTGGAGCTGCATCTACAAGTAGAATCGGAATGGGAGTTGTAATTGTTGGGGGAACTATTTTCTCTTTAGCATTAACACTATTTGTTATTCCAGCGATTTATTTGATGTGGTCTAAAGCCAGAAAACATTATCCGGAATTTGATCATATTGACGAATACGAAAAAGAAAGTAAATAA
- a CDS encoding TolC family protein, with product MNTKILFRSLIFFFFCITNINAQEVLTIGDAMKIALENNFEIKIAKNNTKISETNVTIGNAGMLPVATASVTDNNSIQNSSQTRQDGTSTSLDNAKNNSLNYGVSLGWTVFDGMKMFARLDQLKELQKLGDSQLKQTILIQIGQVNSAYYDLVQQQQQLAALDTTIVISKQRLTLAQNRFSIGKASKLEVLNAQVDLNSDQVALLRQKESYSNAKILLNQYLARDPKIDFRVTDLVTVDNTLVLANLMELAQKQNPGLELQIINKRIAELQLKQVKADRYPVVNLTSGYNFSENQSSLGFTSQSSARGLNYGFNATLNIFDGFNQHRNEKVAKLEIENSQIAIEQQNMILNTSLSTAFQTYLTNLELIDLEQDNEAIAKQNLDITLDKFRIGTITTLDFRTAQLNYVNAKVRYSNAQYQAKLSEIALKELAGNINF from the coding sequence ATGAATACTAAAATTTTGTTCCGCAGTTTAATATTCTTCTTCTTTTGCATTACAAATATAAATGCTCAGGAAGTTCTGACTATTGGAGATGCTATGAAAATAGCTTTAGAAAATAATTTTGAAATTAAGATTGCAAAAAACAATACAAAAATAAGCGAGACCAACGTAACTATTGGAAACGCAGGAATGTTACCTGTTGCTACTGCTTCAGTAACAGATAATAACAGCATCCAGAATTCATCACAAACGCGTCAGGATGGCACTTCAACCTCCTTGGATAACGCAAAAAATAACAGTTTGAACTACGGCGTAAGTTTAGGCTGGACTGTTTTTGATGGTATGAAAATGTTTGCAAGACTTGATCAGTTAAAAGAACTTCAAAAATTAGGTGATTCCCAGTTAAAACAAACGATTTTAATCCAGATTGGTCAGGTTAATTCTGCTTATTATGATTTGGTTCAACAACAACAACAATTGGCTGCTTTAGATACGACAATCGTTATTTCGAAACAACGTTTAACATTAGCACAGAACCGTTTTAGTATTGGAAAAGCTTCAAAATTAGAAGTTTTAAATGCACAGGTAGATTTAAATTCAGATCAGGTTGCTTTATTAAGACAAAAAGAATCGTATTCAAATGCTAAAATTTTACTGAATCAGTATTTAGCGCGTGACCCAAAAATTGATTTTAGAGTTACTGATTTGGTTACTGTTGATAATACACTTGTTTTAGCTAATTTAATGGAGTTGGCACAGAAACAAAACCCTGGATTAGAATTGCAAATTATCAACAAACGAATAGCAGAATTACAATTAAAACAAGTAAAAGCTGACCGATACCCTGTTGTAAACTTAACCTCTGGCTACAATTTTTCAGAAAACCAATCAAGTTTAGGATTTACAAGCCAGTCTTCAGCAAGAGGTTTAAATTATGGCTTTAATGCAACCCTAAACATCTTTGATGGTTTTAACCAACATCGAAATGAAAAGGTAGCAAAACTCGAAATCGAGAATTCTCAAATTGCAATTGAGCAACAAAATATGATTTTGAATACTTCGCTGAGCACCGCTTTTCAAACGTATTTAACAAATTTAGAATTAATTGATTTAGAACAGGATAACGAAGCAATAGCCAAACAAAATTTAGACATTACGCTAGATAAATTTAGAATCGGAACTATTACAACACTTGATTTCAGAACGGCTCAGCTGAACTATGTCAATGCAAAAGTGCGTTACAGCAATGCACAATATCAGGCAAAATTATCTGAAATTGCTTTGAAAGAATTAGCGGGAAATATTAATTTTTAA
- a CDS encoding bestrophin family protein — protein sequence MISYNTKDWFTFIFHFHKSDTVRKLFTIMIFIAIYAATVGYLEVVYFKIGKGDFIQNISVMHGMLGFVISLLLVFRTNTAYDRWWEGRKLWGSLVNNSRNLAIKLSAILKDENDRKFFRKFIPLYAAILHKHLHDSETSKQLFDDVDLEIDHHKHKPNQVKRMMFHKINDLYVSKKITGDQLIILNEELQSFTDICGACERIKNTPIPYSYSAFIKKFIFFYTMSLPFGYSVSLGYYVAPVVVFIFYVLASLELIAEEIEDPFGDDENDLPTKKISENIKKHVEELI from the coding sequence ATGATTTCATACAACACCAAAGATTGGTTTACTTTTATTTTTCATTTCCATAAATCAGATACGGTCCGAAAGTTATTTACGATAATGATTTTTATCGCAATTTATGCTGCAACAGTTGGTTATCTCGAAGTGGTGTATTTTAAAATAGGCAAAGGCGATTTTATTCAGAACATTTCAGTGATGCACGGAATGTTAGGTTTTGTCATTTCGTTATTGCTGGTTTTTAGAACTAATACCGCCTATGATCGTTGGTGGGAAGGCCGAAAATTGTGGGGAAGCCTTGTCAATAACAGTCGTAATCTGGCCATAAAACTTTCTGCCATACTAAAAGATGAAAATGACCGCAAATTTTTCAGGAAATTCATCCCGCTATATGCTGCCATTTTACACAAGCATCTCCACGATTCTGAAACCAGCAAGCAGCTTTTTGATGATGTAGATCTGGAAATTGATCATCATAAACACAAACCTAACCAGGTGAAAAGAATGATGTTTCATAAAATCAATGATTTATATGTTTCAAAGAAGATTACGGGAGATCAGCTTATCATTTTAAACGAAGAACTACAATCCTTTACAGATATCTGCGGCGCTTGCGAGAGAATAAAAAACACTCCTATTCCCTACTCCTACAGCGCTTTTATTAAAAAATTCATTTTCTTTTATACGATGTCGCTGCCTTTTGGATATTCTGTGAGCTTAGGCTATTATGTAGCTCCGGTGGTTGTTTTTATTTTTTACGTACTGGCAAGTTTAGAGCTTATCGCTGAAGAAATAGAAGATCCGTTTGGGGATGACGAAAATGATTTACCGACAAAAAAAATATCGGAAAACATCAAAAAACATGTTGAAGAATTGATTTAA
- the pheT gene encoding phenylalanine--tRNA ligase subunit beta, with product MKISYNWLKQFIKTDWTSEQTSELLTDLGLEVEVVEKYQSIKGGLEGVVVGHVLTCEKHPDADRLKVTTVNIGLEAPVQIVCGAANVAAGQKVPVATIGTVLYDKEGAEFTIKKGKIRGQESHGMICAEDELGLGTSHDGIMILDDALEPGTPASVVFKVANDEVFEIGLTPNRADAMSHFGTARDLRAGMLQRGVNIELITPSVSNFRVDMRTLKIDVNVEEPQLAPRYCGVTISGITVQESPAWLQDRLKAIGLTPKNNIVDVTNYVLHELGQPLHAFDAAKINGKIIVKTLPEGTKFTTLDDVERTLHKEDLMICDEKGPLCIAGVFGGKKSGVTDGTTSIFLESAYFDAVSIRKTAKRHGLNTDASFRFERGIDPTITEYALKRAAILILEVAGGKLTSDVVEVYPKKIEDFSVLLNFSHVYKIIGQEIPKDTIKKILVSLDIKVNSVSESGLGLTIPAYRVDVQREIDVIEEILRVYGYNNINFSKKFNATVSNSPRTEDYKVQNVIASQLNSQGFHEMMANSLTTAAYAKLSASLKEEHNVTMLNPLSSDLSTMRQSLLFSGLEAISYNINRKNADLKLFEFGKSYHKYLNGYEEHKHLSLLISGNRNKESWTNPQKTTDFFLLKGFVKGIVARLGIDKISNSPVQSDIFSEGTAICYNNDTLVEMGVVKKSILKHFGIKQDVYYADFNWDLVLKIITGKIKYSEIPKYPEVRRDLALLIDQSTTYESIFNLAKQTEKALLKDINLFDVYEGKNLPEGKKSYALSFTIQDNSKTLTDSQIDKIMSKLQQTFETELGATLR from the coding sequence ATGAAAATATCTTACAACTGGTTAAAACAATTTATTAAAACAGATTGGACATCTGAGCAAACTTCAGAATTACTGACAGATCTAGGCCTGGAAGTTGAAGTTGTCGAAAAATACCAATCTATAAAAGGTGGTTTGGAAGGAGTTGTTGTAGGACACGTACTTACTTGTGAAAAACATCCTGACGCCGACAGATTAAAAGTTACAACTGTAAATATTGGTTTAGAAGCTCCTGTACAAATCGTTTGTGGTGCTGCCAATGTTGCTGCAGGACAAAAAGTTCCAGTTGCTACTATTGGAACTGTTTTATATGATAAAGAAGGCGCTGAATTTACTATCAAAAAAGGAAAAATTCGCGGACAGGAAAGTCACGGAATGATTTGTGCTGAAGATGAATTAGGTTTAGGGACAAGCCATGACGGAATCATGATTCTTGATGATGCCTTAGAACCTGGAACTCCAGCTTCAGTAGTATTTAAAGTTGCAAATGATGAAGTCTTCGAGATTGGATTAACTCCAAACCGTGCTGATGCCATGAGTCATTTTGGAACTGCTCGTGATTTAAGAGCGGGAATGCTGCAACGTGGTGTAAATATAGAATTGATTACGCCATCTGTGAGCAACTTCAGAGTGGACATGCGTACATTAAAAATTGATGTTAACGTGGAAGAACCTCAATTAGCGCCAAGATATTGTGGTGTAACTATTTCCGGAATCACTGTTCAGGAATCTCCTGCCTGGTTACAAGATCGTTTAAAAGCTATTGGGTTAACTCCAAAAAATAATATTGTTGACGTCACTAATTACGTATTACATGAATTAGGACAGCCGTTACATGCCTTTGACGCTGCAAAAATCAACGGGAAAATAATTGTAAAAACACTTCCTGAAGGGACTAAATTCACAACTCTGGACGATGTTGAAAGAACATTGCACAAAGAAGATTTGATGATTTGCGACGAAAAAGGTCCGTTGTGTATTGCGGGTGTTTTTGGAGGAAAAAAATCTGGTGTTACAGATGGTACCACTTCTATATTCTTAGAAAGTGCTTATTTTGATGCAGTAAGCATTCGTAAAACAGCTAAGAGACACGGATTAAATACAGATGCTTCTTTCAGATTTGAAAGAGGAATTGATCCAACCATTACAGAATATGCTTTAAAACGTGCTGCTATTTTGATTTTGGAAGTGGCAGGTGGAAAACTTACCTCTGACGTTGTGGAAGTTTATCCTAAAAAAATAGAAGACTTCTCTGTTTTATTAAATTTTAGTCATGTTTATAAAATTATTGGACAGGAAATTCCAAAAGATACCATCAAAAAAATTCTGGTTTCTTTAGACATTAAAGTAAATAGTGTTTCTGAATCTGGTTTAGGATTAACCATACCGGCTTACCGTGTTGACGTACAACGCGAAATTGACGTAATAGAGGAGATTCTAAGAGTTTATGGTTATAACAATATTAATTTCTCTAAGAAATTCAATGCAACTGTTTCAAACTCACCCAGAACTGAAGATTATAAAGTGCAAAATGTTATTGCTTCACAATTGAATTCCCAGGGTTTTCATGAAATGATGGCCAATTCGCTGACTACTGCAGCATATGCAAAATTATCTGCTTCTTTAAAAGAAGAACACAATGTAACAATGCTGAACCCATTAAGCAGTGATTTATCAACTATGCGTCAGTCTTTGTTGTTTTCTGGTTTAGAAGCGATATCGTATAACATCAATAGAAAGAATGCAGATTTAAAATTATTTGAATTCGGGAAATCCTATCATAAATATCTTAACGGATATGAGGAACATAAACATCTTTCTTTATTAATTTCCGGAAACAGAAATAAAGAAAGCTGGACAAATCCACAAAAAACTACTGATTTCTTTTTATTAAAAGGATTTGTTAAAGGAATTGTTGCCCGTTTGGGAATTGATAAAATTTCAAATTCCCCGGTTCAATCTGATATTTTTTCAGAAGGAACTGCAATTTGCTACAATAATGATACTTTAGTAGAAATGGGTGTAGTTAAGAAATCTATTCTAAAACATTTCGGAATCAAACAAGATGTTTATTATGCTGATTTTAATTGGGATTTAGTTCTTAAAATTATTACAGGAAAAATCAAATATTCTGAAATTCCTAAATATCCTGAAGTTCGCAGGGATTTGGCTTTGTTAATTGACCAAAGCACAACATATGAAAGTATTTTCAATTTGGCTAAACAAACGGAGAAAGCCCTTTTAAAAGACATTAATTTGTTTGATGTATATGAAGGAAAAAATCTTCCGGAAGGCAAAAAATCATACGCGTTAAGTTTTACCATTCAGGACAATTCCAAAACGCTTACAGACAGTCAGATTGATAAAATCATGTCTAAATTGCAACAAACTTTTGAAACTGAACTTGGAGCAACTTTAAGATAA
- a CDS encoding peptidoglycan-binding protein, with translation MENLVSNSTIINQNPATVLPPELLRNSVGLNAVNDPQDVLQIQNYLKELGYPITVSGNISNSQTDNTIISILNFQSNNNIQVTGMINPNDATYIALKQFPRVITALTESEDESLHQPFLTNSFFFRRNAGNANTLNVIFEGDSWLDYPVPGILDLYDTITDHNQRLNLNCLHLAQFGETTSQMYADRTHFVQYVSGYRIDRIYFSGGGNDVFPQLGRILNAGVTSFNPGFFTDTAKLSELRSLSGDALYQKCIVYKRYLNTNTFDSALFNSANLNSIFTTIMRNYLGFGSVVNAHCTPNTIFYMHTYDYPLFKLGVQPSVAGLSLPLGPWIKPVFDRLGITDEILRCYIIIRLLDRFYALLWQIKNHFNYYGYRFQSRIIDYRGLLNSSQYWRDEIHPNSLGARRLSTRVTF, from the coding sequence ATGGAAAATTTAGTTTCTAATTCAACAATTATAAATCAGAATCCTGCAACGGTTTTACCTCCGGAGTTATTACGAAATAGCGTAGGATTGAATGCAGTGAATGACCCGCAGGATGTTCTTCAAATTCAAAATTACCTCAAAGAATTAGGTTATCCAATCACTGTTAGCGGAAATATCTCAAATAGTCAGACCGACAATACTATTATTTCAATTTTGAACTTTCAGTCCAATAACAATATTCAGGTGACCGGAATGATTAATCCAAATGATGCTACTTATATCGCTTTAAAACAATTCCCAAGAGTGATTACTGCATTGACAGAAAGTGAAGACGAATCGCTGCACCAGCCTTTTCTTACCAATTCATTTTTCTTCAGAAGAAATGCAGGGAATGCAAATACCCTGAATGTTATTTTTGAAGGAGATTCGTGGCTGGATTACCCTGTCCCAGGAATTTTGGATTTGTATGATACAATAACAGATCATAATCAAAGACTCAATTTGAATTGTCTTCATTTGGCACAATTTGGTGAAACGACTTCACAAATGTATGCTGACAGAACTCACTTTGTGCAGTATGTAAGCGGTTATCGAATTGACCGAATTTATTTTAGCGGAGGTGGAAATGATGTTTTTCCACAACTTGGCAGAATATTAAATGCCGGAGTAACTTCATTTAATCCCGGTTTCTTTACCGATACAGCGAAATTAAGTGAATTAAGAAGTTTGTCAGGAGATGCTTTATATCAAAAATGTATTGTATACAAAAGATATTTAAACACCAACACTTTTGATAGTGCACTTTTTAATTCGGCGAATCTCAATTCTATTTTTACTACTATTATGCGCAATTATCTGGGATTCGGAAGCGTTGTAAATGCACATTGCACGCCAAATACTATATTTTATATGCATACTTACGATTATCCCTTATTCAAACTTGGTGTGCAGCCGTCAGTTGCCGGATTAAGTTTGCCTTTGGGACCTTGGATAAAACCTGTTTTTGACCGATTGGGAATTACAGATGAAATTTTAAGATGTTATATCATTATCCGATTATTGGATCGATTTTATGCGCTTCTATGGCAAATAAAAAATCATTTCAACTATTACGGTTATCGTTTTCAAAGCAGAATAATAGATTATCGTGGCCTTTTAAATTCATCTCAATATTGGAGAGACGAAATCCATCCGAATTCACTAGGAGCAAGGCGATTATCAACACGCGTTACTTTTTAA
- a CDS encoding S8 family serine peptidase: MDPRLKIILYGNPDEELSLLMRLEKEKEYPEHCKIISEFGTIVSIRTERRYLCRIYNSKKVKSLKAPSVVPANIAIEQVSSNEILEKKNDIPDENTSNVVFGIIDFGFDFTHPDFIKNDKTRFEKIWVQSDRYAENKYGYGRIITKAQINEALLEEFPFKKLGYHPGKSDLFGNGTHGTHVLGIACGNGAVAQKSFAPNVEILAVDMGTNLVNGCNLSLGDSVKLIEGIDFLLTEAGDRPIVINMSLGGHGDAHTGETLVEQAIDHILATRKGTAIVQSTGNYHQANVHTYGDIKNNQKVKIPWMFKKHDRTPNEMEIWYHGDDILSVNVYDDNQKILLSSTPFKDELILKDGDEVGICLHRSKEPNTNKNQINILVNGKLNSKFWTIELVGNKVENGRYHCYIERDDGGQSIFLPKIANKTHTTNSICNSKYSIVVGAYNQNDDAKPILSFSSSGPTVDGRMKPEVVAPGFKIRSSCSSSSKENKASNKLTSKSGSSMAAPYVASLVIKILEKEPQLDIVSIRKKLFKACDSASFKENSIEIFRAGHGYINPNKII, encoded by the coding sequence ATGGATCCAAGACTCAAAATTATCTTATATGGTAATCCCGATGAAGAATTATCGTTACTAATGCGTTTAGAAAAGGAAAAAGAATATCCGGAACATTGTAAAATTATTTCAGAATTTGGGACGATTGTCAGCATTCGGACAGAGCGCCGTTATTTATGCCGAATTTACAATAGCAAAAAGGTAAAAAGTTTAAAAGCACCTAGTGTGGTTCCGGCAAATATTGCAATAGAGCAAGTTTCATCAAATGAAATTTTAGAAAAGAAAAACGATATTCCAGACGAAAATACTTCGAATGTTGTTTTTGGAATCATAGATTTTGGTTTTGATTTTACACATCCGGACTTTATCAAAAATGATAAGACTCGTTTTGAGAAAATTTGGGTCCAGTCTGATCGATATGCCGAGAATAAATATGGCTATGGAAGAATTATTACAAAAGCCCAGATTAATGAGGCATTATTAGAAGAATTTCCATTTAAAAAATTAGGTTATCATCCCGGAAAATCAGATTTGTTTGGAAACGGCACACATGGCACGCATGTTCTCGGAATTGCATGCGGGAATGGTGCTGTAGCTCAAAAGAGTTTTGCGCCAAATGTTGAGATTTTAGCCGTAGATATGGGAACAAATCTCGTTAATGGTTGTAATCTATCTCTTGGTGATTCGGTCAAATTAATCGAAGGAATTGATTTTTTATTAACAGAAGCAGGAGATCGTCCAATTGTAATAAATATGAGCCTTGGTGGGCACGGAGATGCGCATACTGGAGAAACTTTAGTTGAACAGGCTATTGACCATATTTTGGCAACCAGAAAAGGAACTGCTATTGTACAAAGTACAGGAAATTACCATCAGGCGAATGTGCATACTTATGGTGACATCAAAAACAATCAGAAAGTTAAAATACCATGGATGTTTAAAAAACACGATCGTACTCCAAACGAGATGGAAATTTGGTATCATGGAGACGATATTTTGAGCGTAAACGTGTATGATGATAATCAGAAGATATTGCTGTCTTCAACGCCTTTTAAGGATGAATTGATTCTAAAAGATGGCGATGAAGTTGGTATTTGCCTGCACAGAAGTAAAGAGCCTAATACTAATAAAAATCAAATTAATATTCTGGTCAATGGTAAATTAAACTCCAAATTCTGGACCATTGAATTGGTTGGAAACAAGGTAGAAAATGGGCGTTATCATTGTTATATTGAACGCGATGATGGCGGACAATCTATCTTTTTACCTAAAATTGCCAATAAAACCCATACGACGAACTCCATTTGTAATTCGAAATATAGCATTGTTGTTGGAGCTTACAATCAAAATGATGATGCGAAGCCAATTTTATCTTTTAGTAGTTCAGGTCCAACTGTCGATGGCCGCATGAAGCCGGAAGTTGTAGCACCAGGCTTTAAAATACGATCATCCTGTTCTTCTTCCAGTAAAGAAAATAAGGCATCAAACAAACTGACTTCTAAAAGTGGAAGTAGTATGGCGGCACCTTATGTAGCTTCTCTGGTAATAAAAATTCTTGAAAAAGAACCACAACTCGATATTGTTTCAATCAGGAAAAAACTTTTTAAAGCTTGTGATTCTGCATCTTTTAAAGAAAATAGTATTGAAATATTCAGAGCCGGACATGGTTACATCAATCCGAATAAAATAATATAA